Within the Herbaspirillum sp. RTI4 genome, the region CGAAAGCCGATACCAGCATCAGCAAGGTGGACTTCGGCAAATGGAAATTGGTGACCAGCCTATTCACCGTCTTGAAACGATAACCGGGCGTGACGAACAGACGCGTATCGGCGCTGCCGGCTTGCAGCGTGCCGGACTGCGAGGCCGATTCCAGCGCCCGCAGGCTGGTCGTACCGACGGCCACCACCTGCCGCCCGGCCGCTTGCGCTGCCTGCACTGCGGCGACAGTCTCCGGCGGCACCGTGTACCACTCGCTATGCATGTGATGTTCGGCCAGATTTTCCACCCGCACCGGCTGGAAAGTACCCGCACCGACGTGCAAGGTCACAAACGCCCGTTTTACGCCCTTGGCTTCCAGACGATCCAGCAAGGCCTGATCGAAATGCAAACCGGCGGTAGGCGCGGCGACCGCGCCCGGCTCCCTGGCGTAAACCGTCTGATAGCGCGTTTCATCGAATTCATCGGCGTCATGCGCGATATACGGCGGCAACGGCAGGCGGCCATAGGCTTCCAGCAAGGCATACGCATCCGAGGGGAAGCTCAGCGTATAAAACTCGCCGTGACGTTCCCCGACCACCACATCGAAGGCCTCGGCCAGCCGGATGGTGCTGCCCGGCGTGGGCGATTTGGAGGCGCGGATTTGCGCATGGGCGGTGCGGTCGTCGAGTACGCGCTCAATCAGCACCTCGACCTTGCCGCCGGTCTGCTTGATGCCGAAAAACCGCGCTTTCAGCACGCGGGTATCGTTAAACACCAGCAAATCGCCGGCGTCGAGCTGATCGATCAGGTCGCTGAAACTGCGATCGCTGAGCTGTACGCCCTCCACCTGAAGCAGGCGCGAGGCACTGCGCTCAGGCAGGGGCAATTGCGCGATCAGGTCGTCGGGCAATTCAAAATCGAAATCGGAAAGAACGTGCATGGGAACCATCAGAAAAAAGAATCGGTGCTGTCGGGAGGGCAACATGCAGATAAAGCAGACGCTGACCTGTCGCCGGTCATGACTGCCATTACAATGACGGGTTGCCGGTATTGTCCGGCCAATCCCTAGCAGCCTGTCAGGCTGCCAGGCAACCCGCTATTTTACGCGCTTGCCGCTTTCCGACCAAGTTCCGCCCCAATGCCGCCCGCCGCCAAGAAACCGCCCGCCAAAACCGCCCGCACTACTCCGTCCACCAGCGCCAGCCGCCTGGCCAGGCTGGGACTGTATTCGGACATGGATCTGGCCTTGCATCTGCCGCTGCGCTATGAAGATGAAACGCAGATTGTCAGCATCCATGAAGCCGGTCTGCGCAGCCTGCAATCGGTGCAGGTGGAAGGGCATATCACCGCTTCCGATGTCCAGTACCGCCCGCGCCGCCAACTGGTAGTGACCGTGGCCGACGAGACCGGTCAGGTGGTGCTGCGCTTTTTGAATTTCTACGGCAGCCAGGCAACACAACTGGCCGTCGGCGTACGCATCCGGGCGCGGGGCGAGCTGCGACAAGGATTTTTCGGCGCGGAGATGGTGCATCCAAATTACAAGGTCGTGCTGGAAGGCGCACCCTTGCCCGCTTCGCTGACGCCGGTGTATCCGGCGGGAGAGGGACTGTCGCAGGCGTTCTTGCGCAAAGCCATTGTGGTGGCGCTGGAACGGCTCGACTGGCGCGACACGCTCTCGGACGCTGTACGAAATAAATACCGTCTGCAATCCTTCGAATCGGCGGTGCGCACCCTGCACTACCCGCCCCCCGATGCCGACGAAAACGCGCTGGCCGACCGCTCGCATCCAGCCTGGATACGCATGAAATTCGATGAGTTGCTGGCGCAGCAACTGTCCCTCAAACGCGCGCAGGCAGCGCGCCGCTCGCGCAACGCCTGTCCCCTGCCAACAGTGGGCGCGCTATCGGCCGCGCTGCTGAAAGTCTTGCCGTTCACACTCACCGCTGCCCAGCAACGGGTGGTGACGGAAATCAGCCGCGATCTGCAAGCCTCCTTCCCCATGCAACGTCTGCTGCAAGGCGATGTCGGCAGCGGCAAAACGGTGGTGGCAGCGATTGCCGCCGCGCAAGCCATCGATAGCGGATTTCAGGCAGTCCTGATGGCGCCGACCGAAATTCTGGCCGACCAGCATTTCCGCAAAATCGCCGCCTGGATGGAACCGCTCGGCATCGAAGTCGCCTGGCTCACCGGCAGTCTGAAAAAGAAACAAAAAACTGCAGCGCTGGAACGGATCGCCTCCGGCGCGGCGCGGCTGATTATCGGCACCCATGCGCTGATTCAGGACAGCGTGGAATTCGAACGGCTAGGTCTGGTGCTGGTCGACGAGCAGCACCGCTTCGGCGTCGGCCAGCGGCTGGCTTTGCGCAATAAGGGTTTCGGCGGCGGTGCGCCGGGCAGTACTCCGGGTAGCGTGCCGCATCAGCTGATGATGTCGGCCACACCGATTCCGCGCACGCTGGCCATGACCTATTACGCCGATCTGGAAATTTCCGTGATCGATGAATTGCCGCCCGGCCGTTCCCCTGTGCTGACCCGTACCGTCGATCAGCAGCGGCGCGAAGAAGTCATCGCCCGGGTGGAAGCCGCCGCCAGGGAAGGCAGGCAGGCCTACTGGGTCTGTCCGCTGATCGAAGAATCGGAAGCCCTGCAACTGCAAACCGCCGTCGATAGCCACGCCATGCTCAGTGCGGCCTTGCCGGAATTACGCATCGGACTGGTGCATGGCCGCCTCAAGCAGGAAGAAAAACAAGCCGTCATGACCGCCTTCACTGCCGGCGAAATTGATGTGCTGGTCGCCACCACGGTGATCGAAGTCGGAGTCGATGTGCCGAATGCCTCGCTGATGGTGATTGAACATGCGGAGCGTTTCGGCCTGTCGCAACTGCATCAGCTACGCGGCCGCGTCGGCCGGGGCGCGGCGGCCAGCATCTGCCTGCTGCTCTATCAGGGGCCGCTGGGCGGCACTGCCCGTCAGCGACTGATGACCATGCGCGCCACTACCGACGGTTTCGAAATTGCCCGACGTGATCTGGAAATTCGCGGCCCCGGCGAATTCCTGGGAGCGCGTCAGTCGGGCGACGCCATGCTGCGTTTCGCCGATCTGGCCACCGACCAGTGGCTGGTCGATCAGGCCAGCGAACTGGCGCAGGAGTTGCTGCCGCATGACACGGCCACGGTCGATGCGCATCTGGCGCGCTGGCTGGCCGGGCGGGAAGACTTCCTGAAAGTATAAGAAAGGGAGCGCTGAGTCAGCGCTGCTCACAGTACAAAGCGGCCTGACTGGGGTCAGAATC harbors:
- the recG gene encoding ATP-dependent DNA helicase RecG, which codes for MPPAAKKPPAKTARTTPSTSASRLARLGLYSDMDLALHLPLRYEDETQIVSIHEAGLRSLQSVQVEGHITASDVQYRPRRQLVVTVADETGQVVLRFLNFYGSQATQLAVGVRIRARGELRQGFFGAEMVHPNYKVVLEGAPLPASLTPVYPAGEGLSQAFLRKAIVVALERLDWRDTLSDAVRNKYRLQSFESAVRTLHYPPPDADENALADRSHPAWIRMKFDELLAQQLSLKRAQAARRSRNACPLPTVGALSAALLKVLPFTLTAAQQRVVTEISRDLQASFPMQRLLQGDVGSGKTVVAAIAAAQAIDSGFQAVLMAPTEILADQHFRKIAAWMEPLGIEVAWLTGSLKKKQKTAALERIASGAARLIIGTHALIQDSVEFERLGLVLVDEQHRFGVGQRLALRNKGFGGGAPGSTPGSVPHQLMMSATPIPRTLAMTYYADLEISVIDELPPGRSPVLTRTVDQQRREEVIARVEAAAREGRQAYWVCPLIEESEALQLQTAVDSHAMLSAALPELRIGLVHGRLKQEEKQAVMTAFTAGEIDVLVATTVIEVGVDVPNASLMVIEHAERFGLSQLHQLRGRVGRGAAASICLLLYQGPLGGTARQRLMTMRATTDGFEIARRDLEIRGPGEFLGARQSGDAMLRFADLATDQWLVDQASELAQELLPHDTATVDAHLARWLAGREDFLKV
- the queA gene encoding tRNA preQ1(34) S-adenosylmethionine ribosyltransferase-isomerase QueA — its product is MHVLSDFDFELPDDLIAQLPLPERSASRLLQVEGVQLSDRSFSDLIDQLDAGDLLVFNDTRVLKARFFGIKQTGGKVEVLIERVLDDRTAHAQIRASKSPTPGSTIRLAEAFDVVVGERHGEFYTLSFPSDAYALLEAYGRLPLPPYIAHDADEFDETRYQTVYAREPGAVAAPTAGLHFDQALLDRLEAKGVKRAFVTLHVGAGTFQPVRVENLAEHHMHSEWYTVPPETVAAVQAAQAAGRQVVAVGTTSLRALESASQSGTLQAGSADTRLFVTPGYRFKTVNRLVTNFHLPKSTLLMLVSAFAGLDAIRAAYAHAIAQRYRFFSYGDAMLLTKVSAKED